The Scophthalmus maximus strain ysfricsl-2021 chromosome 7, ASM2237912v1, whole genome shotgun sequence genome includes a window with the following:
- the mical3a gene encoding protein-methionine sulfoxide oxidase mical3a isoform X5, with translation MGDGGAGATGGNGANRSHVLFDSFVQASTCKGTLKAFQELCDHTEVRPTEHRVFYHKLKSKLNYWKAKALWAKLDKRASHKEYKKGRACANSKCLIIGAGPCGLRTAIELAFLGARVVLLEKRDAFSRNNVLHLWPFTIQDLRGLGAKKFYGKFCAGAIDHISIRQLQLMLLKVALLLGIEIHVNVEFKGLIEPPGDQETERIGWRAEVHPRTHPVNELEFDVIIGADGRRNTLPGFGRKEFRGKLAIAITANFINRHTSAEAKVEEISGVAFIFNQKFFQDLREATGIDLENIVYYKDDTHYFVMTAKKQSLLEKGVILHDYADTEMLLSRANVDQAALLSYAREAADFSTSQQLPTLDFAINHYGQPDVAMFDFTCMYASENAAMVRQRNGHQLLVALVGDSLLEPFWPMGTGIARGFLAAMDSGWMVKSWAQGKTPLEVLAERESIYRLLPQTTTENISKNFNQYCVDPTTRYPNISLNFLKPSQVRHLIDTGESREMRIEIENVINSSTPKLARNENCLLDKQSQESIARSSKLLNWCQRQTEGYRNVKVTDLTMSWKSGLALCALIHRYRPDLIDFDSLDERDQEKNNQLGFDVAEKEFCISPCMTGKEMSSVVEPDKLSMVMYLSQFYEMFKDTVPPGDKQNMSPEEKAALIASTKSPISFLSKLGQSIAISRKRNPKDKKEKDVDGLGKRRKTSQSEDEELSRASRDDRPCVPALQSERKMDCAAVGNHNKVKVMATQLLAKFEENAPAQHSGLKRQGDSLPNLDRLLPPSPPRPSVKEPVRLAPVPAWRKRRTQQQEQLSIRYKEMIKCQTLPGKGGEQARSGADPLSSSGSRSCPKKTILLPSSSSTSSLSLHSEHFSKSEEEEELEYYERPLKHGEWEPLQPTDPGPIHIPGIQERADRLVSRFKDKPDKLPKPKKKPSRFFLERWYLSRGLTESPVSSPDSCRKESAGPLHSDDPTPLYGLSIQERAEQLAAQFERKPPVGPQKKPSCLFTEQWHLARAQTPPGSPPSSSDALRQRYVRMYTGGVSSLAEQIASQLQSQEDPKPLPEKRDLGSLRKDFPVNIGGSDVCFFCRKRVYVMERLSAEGKFFHRSCFKCDYCNTTLRLSSYAFDVEDGKFYCKPHYCYRLSGYAQRKRPAPSPAPITAKENLTPQSSPSAVDAPGRAMAAAAPSSELQPSVPEVNGLQEPSLAKRLRGTPERIELENYRLSLQREEELEEVPEETLAEHNLSSVLDKATDADLGSSSSESDMEEEDEQEDQDLDQDQEEEEAEDQQLASPSDLGGVPWKEAVELHAKLRGDPGDEDDEEGEGEGEHDALGDAASRNGELDEEEEEEEEEDEDDEESSDEGDYCPWDKELQSGLWLEKYLTDEEDVGTFKARNLPLQQVLQPVDPQAIPGLVRTHRDPEGDKDGRPASASQLSHPSELTQPSSAEPCEDEDLEAEANSPDMEPGTEMDQDDIPSDAEAESRLHQSEDAGALPEEDKKSESVGVSSGVEPSSISPMQKDVVLSPLEPPPEPETQILLVKSPGTRFFSDPFIPEETTAERTAPSPAARSPLCPSPVPSPPAAAAAAASPVNVSAASPPSSPTRSPVASPLKPAIKSPVRSPVRSPVSPPIRSQPTPLPETRTPISPVYPHRSICPLTGNPLSPICAQPLPCHEPSSPLTSDSPVRTQPVPAVTSTPMGQTDRGTPEPSKSIDSSTEEAKKTDIIEEFWQKSAEIRKSLGLTPLDRSSKIFEKSVVKEAPSQDPTPVKAPGVSEEQKPAFTGRAVIRRLNITLEGQVITPVAPAELKSNGSDKRDLSSSSGLGLNGSMATSQTANSDSYTMSDSTMLTPPSSPPPPVPANQSPAVFRQQRHQVSWSNGTERLPPERVKEPQKSRTPVPAPRTQLSPASQPKPAPRKVPSPQAAAEAAPEVAPDAAHEAAPVVVMRVKKKPRSEEVRKSFVETVEEIPFADDVEETYDERTPETSMNRYYTPPTSKPSRVKPPLHLALAMENGKPNIPASKAQRATQFSPEAKEIAEERIRAREKSVKSQALKEAMAKQLNRMKESDIDKGASPKVAWSATPDAAGKSKKPAASPKSSAVKALEKKTETLPERFFSSNKSLDSSVASSDGSSAGKSKKRSSLFSPRKNKKEKKAKNDGSRLSGADETPPKHKSLWKAVFSGYKKDKKKKDDKSCPSTPSSSSTTQDSGKKGTSPTGKSSDLKSRRNLSFSEDSDLSCDDVLERSSQKSKADRHADIFDLVSDIQKETIKEQGLEKERRRELKEKRRAKERQKEREREKEVAREKDKDDEESVYVPHALAFKRSYATKKTYTEEELNAKLTRRVQKAARRQAKQEELKRLHRAQIIQRQLEQVEEKQRQLEERGVAVEKALRGEAGLYKGTYTLPKQHKRRSDYWGDSNYSEILDLHLGVEPFVGMPRQRRALSFCPCCSPEGMGKKDDPKLMQEWFKLVQEKNALVRYESELMIFARELELEDRQSRLQQELRERMAVEDHLKTDKELAQERQILNEMLEVVEQRDALVALLEEQRLREKEEDKDLEGVMLSKGFNLNWV, from the exons ATGGGGGATGGAGGTGCTGGTGCCACCGGAGGAAACGGGGCGAATCGGTCCCACGTCCTGTTCGACAGCTTCGTCCAGGCGTCCACGTGCAAGGGCACGCTCAAGGCCTTCCAGGAGCTGTGCGACCACACAGAGGTCAGGCCCACGGAGCACCGGGTCTTCTATCACAAGCTCAAGTCCAAGCTCAACTACTGGAAGGCCAAGGCGCTCTGGGCCAAGCTGGACAAGAGGGCCAGCCACAAGGAGTACAAGAAGGGTCGCGCCTGTGCCAACTCAAAG TGTCTGATCATCGGTGCGGGGCCATGCGGCTTACGTACCGCCATCGAGCTGGCCTTCCTGGGGGCCAGAGTGGTGCTGCTGGAGAAGAGAGACGCCTTCTCCAGGAACAACGTGCTGCACCTCTGGCCCTTCACCATCCAGGACCTCAGGGGCCTCGGGGCCAAGAAGTTCTACGGGAAGTTCTGTGCCGGTGCCATCGATCATATCA GTATTCGTCAGCTCCAGCTGATGCTGCTCAAAGTGGCTCTCCTCCTGGGCATTGAGATCCATGTCAACGTAGAGTTCAAGGGTCTCATTGAGCCCCCCGGCGATCAAGAAACTGAAA GGATAGGCTGGAGGGCTGAGGTCCACCCCAGGACGCACCCTGTCAACGAGCTGGAGTTCGATGTCATCATCGGAGCAGACGGAAGGAGAAATACCTTACCAG GGTTTGGGCGTAAGGAGTTCCGGGGCAAGCTCGCGATCGCCATCACCGCCAACTTCATCAACAGGCACACGTCGGCGGAGGCAAAGGTTGAAGAGATCAGCGGTGTGGCCTTCATCTTCAACCAGAAGTTCTTTCAAGACCTCCGAGAAGCCACAG GTATTGACCTGGAAAACATCGTTTACTACAAGGATGACACGCACTACTTTGTGATGACTGCCAAAAAGCAGAGCCTGTTGGAGAAAGGAGTCATTCTGCAT GACTATGCGGACACAGAGATGCTGCTTTCCCGAGCTAACGTAGACCAGGCCGCCCTGCTCTCTTACGCCCGAGAGGCTGCGGATTTCTCCACCAGCCAACAGCTGCCCACACTGGACTTTGCCATCAACCACTACGGCCAGCCGGATGTGGCCATGTTCGACTTCACCTGCATGTACGCCTCGGAGAACGCCGCCATGGTGCGCCAGCGCAACGGCCACCAGCTGCTGGTGGCGCTGGTGGGCGACAGCCTGTTGGAG CCCTTCTGGCCCATGGGCACCGGCATCGCCCGAGGTTTCCTGGCGGCCATGGACTCAGGCTGGATGGTGAAGAGCTGGGCTCAAGGAAAAACCCCACTGGAGGTGCTGGCTGAGAG GGAGAGTATCTACCGCCTGCTGCCCCAGACCACAACGGAAAACATCAGCAAGAACTTCAATCAGTACTGCGTGGATCCGACCACGCGCTACCCCAACATAAGCCTTAACTTCCTTAAGCCCAGCCAG GTTCGGCATCTCATCGACACGGGGGAGTCGAGGGAAATGCGCATAGAAATAGAGAACGTTATCAACTCGTCGACGCCCAAGTTGGCCAGGAATG AAAATTGCCTGCTTGACAAGCAGTCGCAAG AATCCATCGCTCGATCTAGTAAGCTGCTCAACTGGTGCCAGAGACAAACGGAGGGATACAGGAATGTTAAAGTCACAGACCTCACCATGTCCTGGAAGAGCGGTCTGGCCCTGTGTGCCCTCATCCACCGGTATAGACCGGATCTCAT TGACTTTGACTCGCTGGACGAGCGCGACCAGGAAAAGAACAACCAGTTGGGCTTCGACGTGGCGGAGAAGGAGTTTTGCATATCGCCCTGCATGACTGGCAAGGAGATGTCTTCCGTGGTGGAGCCAGACAAACTCTCCATGGTCATGTACCTCAGCCAGTTTTATGAGATGTTCAAGGACACAGTGCCACCCGGAG ATAAGCAAAACATGAGTCCGGAGGAGAAGGCAGCACTGATAGCCAGCACCAAGTCTCCCATCTCGTTCCTCAGCAAACTGGGTCAGAGCATAGCGATATCCAGGAAACGGAATCCAAAG gacaaaaaagagaaggatgTGGACGGTTtggggaagagaaggaaaaccAGTCAGTCTGAAGAT gaGGAATTATCCAGGGCCAGTCGTGACGACAGGCCGTGCGTCCCCGCTCTCCAGTCTGAGAGAAAAATGGACTGTGCCGCTGTGGGGAACCACAACAAAGTCAAGGTCATGGCCACCCAGCTGCTCGCCAAGTTCGAGGAGAACGCCCCTGCCCAGCACTCAGGACTCAAACGACAG GGGGACTCGCTGCCCAATCTGGACCGCCTTttgcccccctccccgccccggCCCTCTGTGAAAGAGCCGGTGCGCCTGGCACCTGTTCCCGCCTGGAGAAAG AGacgcacacagcagcaggagcagctgagcATTCGCTACAAAGAAATGATCAAGTGTCAGACGCTGCCCGGTAAAGGGGGGGAGCAG GCCAGAAGTGGCGCGGACCCACTGTCCAGCTCGGGCTCTCGGAGTTGCCCAAAGAAAACCATTCtgctcccttcttcctcctccacttcctcgctctctcttcacTCAGAG CATTTCAGcaaaagtgaggaggaagaggagcttgAATACTACGAAAGGCCTCTGAAACACGGG GAGTGGGAGCCTCTGCAGCCGACAGACCCGGGACCCATTCACATACCTGGTATACAGGAGAGGGCCGACCGCCTGGTGTCACGGTTTAAGGACAAACCTGACAAGCTGCCGAAG CCCAAGAAAAAGCCGTCCCGCTTCTTTTTAGAGCGGTGGTACTTGTCCCGAGGCCTAACAGAGAGTCCAGTATCCTCTCCTGACTCCTGTAGAAAG GAGTCAGCAGGGCCCCTGCACTCTGACGACCCAACGCCCTTATATGGGCTTAGTATTCAGGAGAGGGCCGAGCAACTTGCCGCTCAGTTTGAGCGCAAGCCGCCAGTTGGACCACAG AAAAAACCCTCTTGTTTATTTACGGAACAATGGCACCTGGCCCGAGCCCAGACTCCGCCCGGCTCGCCCCCCTCGTCCTCTGACGCCCTCCGACAG CGCTATGTAAGGATGTACACGGGGGGAGTTAGCTCACTGGCTGAGCAGATAGCCAGTCAGCTTCAGTCTCAGGAAGACCCCAAGCCCCTGCCTGAAAAGAGGGATTTG GGCTCCCTGAGAAAGGATTTCCCGGTCAACATCGGCGGCAGCGACGTCTGCTTCTTCTGTCGAAAGCGCGTGTACGTGATGGAGAGGCTGAGCGCCGAGGGGAAGTTCTTCCACCGCAGCTGCTTCAAGTGCGACTACTGCAACACCACACTGCGACTGTCCTCTTATGCCTTCGACGTGGAGGACG GGAAATTTTACTGCAAGCCGCACTACTGTTACCGACTGTCTGGCTACGCCCAGAGAAAGAGGCCTGCTCCCTCCCCTGCTCCAATCACAGCGAAG GAGAACCTGACGCCCCAGTCCTCCCCATCGGCCGTAGACGCCCCAGGAAGGGCGATGGCAGCGGCGGCCCCCTCGTCCGAGCTCCAGCCCTCAG TGCCGGAGGTCAACGGACTGCAGGAGCCGAGCCTGGCCAAGCGCCTGCGTGGCACTCCGGAGCGCATCGAGCTGGAGAACTACCGCCTGTcgctgcagagggaggaggagctggaggaggtgccCGAGGAGACGCTGGCCGAGCACAACCTCAGCAGTGTGCTGGACAAGGCCACAGACGCCGACCTGGGCTCCAG TAGCTCAGAGtcagacatggaggaggaggatgagcaggaggaccaggacctggatcaggatcaggaggaggaggaggcggaagacCAACAGCTTGCCAGCCCCTCGGACCTCGGCGGCGTTCCCTGGAAGGAGGCGGTGGAGCTCCACGCCAAGCTGAGGGGCGACCCCGGCGACGAAGAcgacgaggagggagagggagagggggagcaCGATGCTCTGGGCGACGCGGCCAGCAGGAACGGCGAAttagatgaagaagaagaggaggaggaggaggaggatgaagatgacgaggagTCGAGCGATG AGGGGGATTACTGCCCCTGGGACAAAGAGCTCCAGTCCGGCCTCTGGCTGGAGAAGTACCTCACAGACGAAGAGGATGTTGGTACATTTAaag CCAGGAACCTGCCGCTCCAACAGGTCCTGCAGCCGGTGGATCCCCAGGCCATTCCAGGTCTGGTGCGAACACACCGCGACCCTGAGGGAGACAAGGATGGCCGGCCGGCCTCGGCCTCCCAACTCTCCCATCCCTCTGAGCTCACACAGCCCTCCTCCGCAG AACCGTGTGAGGACGAAGACCTGGAGGCAGAAGCCAACAGCCCAGATATGGAGCCCGGAACAGAGATGGACCAGG ACGACATCCCTTCAGACGCAGAAGCCGAGTCTCGTCTGCACCAGTCGGAGGACGCTGGAGCACTTCCTGAAGAAGACAAGAAATCTGAGAGTGTGGGAGTGTCCTCCGGCGTTG AACCCTCCAGCATCAGCCCGATGCAGAAGGATGTTGTCCTCTCACCTCTCGAACCGCCACCAGAGcctgagacacag aTACTTCTTGTGAAGTCGCCCGGCACTCGCTTTTTCTCGGATCCGTTCATACCCGAGGAAACGACGGCCGAGAGGACAGCTCCTTCCCCGGCTGCCAGGAGCCCGCTGTGCCCTTCGCCcgtcccttctcctcctgctgctgccgctgctgccgcttcTCCCGTCAATGTCTCTGCCGCATCGCCTCCCAGTTCGCCCACCAGATCGCCTGTCGCCTCCCCACTCAAGCCTGCAATCAAGTCCCCCGTCAGATCCCCCGTCAGGTCTCCCGTTAGCCCACCGATCCGCTCCCAGCCCACCCCCCTACCGGAGACGCGCACTCCTATATCTCCCGTCTACCCTCACCGCTCCATTTGCCCTCTCACGGGTAACCCCCTCTCCCCAATCTGTGCGCAGCCGTTGCCTTGTCACGAACCGTCGTCGCCGCTCACCTCGGATTCTCCCGTCAGAACTCAGCCTGTCCCCGCGGTCACCTCCACGCCCATGGGCCAGACTGACAGGGGCACGCCGGAGCCCTCAAAGTCTATAGATTCCTCGACGGAGGAAGCTAAGAAGACCGATATCATCGAGGAATTTTGGCAAAAGAGCGCCGAGATAAGGAAAAGCCTCGGCCTGACTCCTTTGGATCGCAGTAGCAAAATCTTCGAAAAGAGCGTCGTTAAGGAGGCTCCGTCGCAGGACCCCACCCCTGTCAAGGCACCAGGTGTGTCAGAGGAGCAGAAGCCTGCCTTTACTGGCCGCGCTGTCATTCGCAGGCTCAACATCACTCTCGAGGGTCAGGTAATTACGCCCGTTGCCCCTGCCGAGCTCAAGAGTAATGGCTCTGATAAGAGGGacctcagcagcagctctggctTGGGGTTGAACGGCAGCATGGCCACGAGTCAGACGGCGAACAGCGACAGCTACACCATGTCCGACTCCACGATGCTCACCCCGCCCTCCAGCCCGCCGCCACCCGTGCCTGCAAATCAGTCTCCAGCCGTGTTCAGGCAGCAGAGACACCAGGTGTCCTGGAGCAACGGAACAGAAAGACTTCCACCGGAGCGCGTCAAAGAGCCACAAAAATCCAGGACTCCTGTTCCCGCGCCGCGGACCCAGCTGAGCCCCGCGTCTCAGCCCAAGCCTGCGCCCAGGAAAGTGCCATCGCCCCAGGCAGCTGCGGAAGCGGCTCCCGAAGTGGCTCCCGATGCGGCTCATGAAGCAGCTCCAGTGGTCGTCATGAGGGTGAAGAAGAAGCCCCGGtcggaggaggtgaggaagtcGTTTgtggagacggtggaggagATTCCGTTTGCCGATGACGTGGAGGAGACGTACGACGAGCGGACGCCGGAAACGAGCATGAACAGGTATTACACTCCACCCACCAGCAAGCCCAGCAGAGTGAAACCTCCTCTGCATCTGGCGCTGGCAATGGAGAACGGTAAACCCAACATCCCGGCTTCTAAGGCACAGAGGGCGACTCAATTCTCTCCAGAGGCCAAGGAGATCGCCGAGGAGAGAATCCGGGCCAGAGAAAAGTCTGTCAAGAGCCAGGCGCTGAAGGAGGCCATGGCCAAGCAGCTGAACAGAATGAAAGAATCCGACATTGACAAGGGCGCCTCGCCCAAAGTGGCCTGGAGCGCAACGCCGGACGCCGcgggaaaaagtaaaaagccgGCCGCATCACCGAAGTCGTCGGCCGTGAAAGCCCTCGAGAAGAAGACGGAGACTCTGCCCGAGCGCTTCTTCAGCAGCAACAAGAGCCTGGACAGCTCAGTGGCCTCGTCCGACGGCTCCTCCGCCGGCAAGAGCAAGAAGCGCAGCTCGCTCTTCTCGCCGCGCAAGAataagaaggagaaaaaggccAAGAACGACGGCAGCAGGCTCTCCGGCGCCGACGAGACGCCGCCCAAGCACAAGTCGCTGTGGAAGGCAGTGTTCTCCGGCTacaagaaggacaagaagaagaaggacgacAAATCGTGTCCGAGCACGCcgtccagcagctccaccacTCAGGACTCTGGCAAGAAGGGAACATCGCCAACCGGGAAATCATCAG ATTTGAAATCCCGCAGAAACTTGAGCTTCTCCGAGGACTCTGACCTGTCGTGCGACGACGTCCTCGAGCGATCCTCCCAGAAGTCGAAGGCAGAT CGGCACGCGGACATCTTTGACCTCGTGTCAGACATTCAGAAGGAGACGATAAAGGAGCAGgggctggagaaggagaggaggagggagttaaaggaaaaaaggagggcgaaagagaggcagaaagagagagagcgggagaaagaGGTTGCTCGAGAAAAGGACAAAGACGACGAGGAG TCGGTTTATGTTCCTCATGCGCTGGCGTTCAAGAGATCGTACGCCACGAAG AAAACCTACACGGAGGAAGAGCTGAACGCCAAGC